One stretch of Nicotiana tabacum cultivar K326 chromosome 18, ASM71507v2, whole genome shotgun sequence DNA includes these proteins:
- the LOC107787526 gene encoding GRAS family protein RAD1-like, giving the protein MKNQGIPCWRLVAQEKPFDAETISHDHVEAEVNQGLQLVHLLLACAEAVGCRDTRLSDSLLTQIWPAVTPFGDSLQRVSYCFALGLQSRLMLLQHRNNAGATLIQDQLAASSRAEKREAYHWLHQITPYMAFGFMAANDAICKASRGKECLHIIDLGMLHIFQWQSIIRTLTAQPDSPPPRLVRITGILEDTHDFMELELGLKSLMDEVAATSSGSIRLEFQVIKEPVSASLFTREKLDVREGEALIVNSVMQLHKYVKESRGSLKTILQAIKKLGPALVTVVEQDANHNGPFFLGRFLESLHYYSAIFDSLEASLPRDSTTRIKIEKCHYAEEIRNIVAYEGSNRIERHERVDQWRKQLGRAGFQVVGLKCMSQARMMLSVYGSDGYTLANEKGCLLLGWKGRPIMFASAWEVHNVASS; this is encoded by the coding sequence ATGAAGAACCAAGGTATACCGTGCTGGAGGCTTGTAGCTCAAGAGAAGCCTTTTGACGCGGAAACAATTAGCCATGACCATGTGGAGGCAGAGGTGAATCAGGGGCTTCAGCTTGTACATTTGCTCTTGGCTTGTGCTGAGGCTGTAGGTTGTAGGGACACTCGACTTTCTGATTCATTGCTTACTCAAATCTGGCCTGCAGTCACCCCTTTTGGCGACTCTCTCCAAAGGGTCTCCTATTGCTTTGCTTTGGGACTTCAATCCAGACTAATGCTTCTTCAACATAGAAATAATGCAGGTGCAACATTAATACAGGACCAGTTAGCAGCTTCGTCTAGAGCGGAGAAAAGAGAGGCCTATCATTGGTTGCACCAAATCACTCCCTACATGGCTTTTGGTTTCATGGCTGCAAATGATGCTATCTGCAAAGCTTCCAGAGGGAAGGAATGCTTGCATATCATTGATCTTGGCATGCTCCATATTTTTCAATGGCAATCCATAATTAGAACGTTAACTGCACAACCAGACTCACCTCCTCCAAGACTAGTTCGCATCACAGGCATTCTTGAAGATACACACGATTTTATGGAGCTTGAACTAGGATTGAAGAGCCTTATGGATGAGGTTGCTGCTACTTCTTCGGGCAGTATTCGTCTAGAGTTCCAAGTGATCAAGGAGCCAGTATCAGCATCGCTCTTCACCAGGGAAAAGCTTGATGTAAGAGAAGGGGAGGCTTTAATTGTGAACAGCGTCATGCAGTTGCACAAGTATGTGAAAGAGAGCAGAGGATCTCTCAAGACCATTCTTCAAGCCATCAAGAAATTAGGCCCTGCTCTGGTTACTGTGGTGGAACAGGACGCCAATCACAATGGTCCTTTCTTTCTAGGAAGATTCTTGGAATCACTTCACTATTACTCTGCCATTTTTGATTCGCTTGAAGCTAGCCTCCCACGGGACTCCACCACAAGGATTAAGATAGAGAAGTGTCATTATGCAGAGGAGATTCGAAACATTGTGGCATATGAAGGATCGAATAGGATCGAGAGGCATGAAAGAGTAGACCAGTGGCGCAAGCAACTTGGACGTGCTGGATTTCAGGTAGTAGGATTGAAGTGTATGAGCCAGGCTCGGATGATGCTTTCAGTCTATGGTTCCGATGGTTATACTCTAGCCAATGAGAAGGGCTGCCTTCTGCTGGGATGGAAAGGAAGGCCAATAATGTTTGCATCTGCTTGGGAAGTCCACAATGTTGCATCCTCCTGA